One Salvelinus sp. IW2-2015 linkage group LG4q.2, ASM291031v2, whole genome shotgun sequence DNA window includes the following coding sequences:
- the hs1bp3 gene encoding HCLS1-binding protein 3 produces the protein MPDGLITSRPLQNEVTGIDLQVPLYQEIRGTMMTGHVEYQIIVVTRLAAFKSGKHKPEDVVQLVVSKKYSEIDEFYYRLMGQYPKITLPAMPRKALFVGEADIRERRMAFDELVKFISKNSTLATCPEVLELLGAKSTMADLKTRNVADWQDQDKEEGFNFFESEETPAAAAKVTKHVPPVKPREEEQEHDDDDEYLGPLGNLKCTRQKKKKPPQAKVATQPKFSLFDEAEDIDDDLFQPAAKDSNVKLFKEPDLMWKVKLGDPLLLPTAYKDVASADSGLDEDTDELFRIEDNFYKLLQVKKSIKARPVPAPKPKLAPKPKLPVKSSSLVSGGGGPVVGVLPVADEVNDQIDILKYIQQNESTSIDDLDLF, from the exons ATGCCAGACGGACTTATTACAAGCAG GCCGTTGCAGAATGAGGTGACAGGCATAGATCTGCAGGTGCCTCTTTACCAGGAGATCCGTGGTACCATGATGACAGGTCATGTGGAGTACCAGATAATTGTGGTGACTCGGCTGGCTGCCTTCAAATCCGGCAAGCACAAACCTGAAGACGTTGTACAGCTGGTG GTTTCAAAGAAATACAGTGAAATTGATGAGTTTTACTACAGACTCATGGGTCAGTATCCGAAGATCACCTTACCAGCCATGCCTCGCAAGGCCCTGTTTGTAGGCGAGGCAGACATCCGGGAGCGTAGGATGGCCTTTGACGAACTGGTCAAGTTTATCTCCAAGAATTCTACACTTGCTACTTGCCCAGAGGTGTTGGAGCTCTTAG GAGCGAAGTCCACAATGGCAGATTTGAAAACCAGGAACGTTGCAGATTGGCAGGACCAGGATAAAGAAGAAGGCTTTAATTTCTTTGAAAGTGAGGAGACCCCTGCTGCTGCTGCGAAAGTAACCAAACATGTTCCACCAGTGAAACCTAGGGAAGAGGAGCAGGAacatgacgatgatgatgagtACCTTGGACCTCTAGGCAATTTAAA GTGCACGAGgcagaagaagaaaaagcctCCACAGGCTAAAGTGGCTACCCAACCTAAGTTCTCTCTGTTTGATGAGGCTGAGGATATAGATGACGACTTGTTTCAACCTGCAGCCAAAGACA GCAACGTTAAGCTGTTTAAGGAGCCAGACTTGATGTGGAAAGTGAAGTTGGGGGACCCTTTACTTCTTCCAACAGCATACAAGGATGTGGCATCTGCAGATTCAGGACTGGATGAGGATACAGATGAACTTTTCAG GATAGAAGACAACTTTTACAAGCTCCTCCAGGTGAAGAAAAGTATCAAGGCAAGGCCAGTTCCTGCCCCCAAACCCAAACTGGCCCCAAAGCCAAAACTGCCTGTGAAGTCCTCCTCTCTAGTCTCAGGTGGTGGGGGCCCAGTTGTGGGTGTCCTTCCAGTTGCAGATGAGGTGAACGATCAAATCGACATTCTCAAGTATATCCAACAAAATGAGTCTACATCTATTGATGATCTGGATCTATTTTAA